The proteins below are encoded in one region of Pseudomonas putida NBRC 14164:
- a CDS encoding LysR family transcriptional regulator translates to MELRHLRYFIAVAEELHFGRAAQQLGISQPPLSQQIQALEQELGARLFERTNRRVELSEAGRLFLEEARQVLAQVEKAADVARRAQLGELGEMKIGFTSSAPFTSKIPKAIHAFRQRFPAVHLNLKEMSSRDVAEGVFDESIEVGLMRPMPLPEGLVATELFREPLVAVINASHPLAESTEQGVHMAALAHEPFVFFPRSYGSGLHAQLLSLARQAGFSPHFAQEAGEAMTIIGLVSAGLGVSVLPASFQRMRIEGVVYRTLLDEGAMSAVWLVQRERGNSVMAKAFAELLTGQVVGQG, encoded by the coding sequence ATGGAGCTGCGTCATCTGCGTTACTTCATCGCCGTGGCCGAAGAACTGCACTTTGGTCGTGCCGCCCAGCAACTGGGTATTTCCCAGCCGCCCCTGAGCCAGCAGATCCAGGCCCTGGAACAGGAACTGGGGGCCAGGCTGTTCGAGCGTACCAACCGTCGGGTGGAACTGAGCGAGGCAGGGCGGCTGTTCCTCGAAGAGGCCCGTCAGGTGCTGGCGCAGGTGGAGAAGGCCGCCGACGTGGCTCGGCGCGCGCAGTTGGGGGAGCTGGGCGAGATGAAGATCGGCTTTACCTCGTCGGCCCCGTTCACCTCGAAGATTCCCAAGGCCATTCATGCCTTCCGCCAGCGCTTCCCGGCGGTGCACCTGAACCTCAAGGAAATGAGCAGCCGCGATGTGGCCGAAGGGGTGTTCGACGAGTCCATCGAAGTGGGGCTGATGCGGCCGATGCCGTTGCCAGAAGGGTTGGTGGCCACCGAGTTGTTCCGCGAGCCGCTGGTGGCGGTCATCAACGCATCGCATCCGCTGGCTGAAAGCACTGAGCAAGGGGTGCACATGGCGGCGCTGGCCCACGAGCCGTTCGTATTCTTCCCGCGCAGTTATGGCAGCGGCCTGCATGCCCAGTTGCTCAGCCTGGCGCGGCAGGCAGGCTTCAGCCCGCACTTTGCCCAGGAGGCCGGGGAGGCGATGACCATCATCGGCCTGGTGTCGGCGGGGTTGGGGGTGTCGGTGTTACCGGCGTCGTTCCAGCGCATGCGCATCGAAGGCGTGGTGTACCGCACGCTGCTGGATGAGGGGGCGATGTCGGCGGTGTGGCTGGTGCAGCGCGAGCGCGGCAATTCGGTGATGGCCAAGGCGTTTGCCGAGCTGTTGACGGGGCAGGTGGTCGGCCAGGGGTAA
- a CDS encoding YgiW/YdeI family stress tolerance OB fold protein translates to MKARYLALILAPLFSTAALAATYTGPGAQSVTTVAAANDAADDTPVVLQGYVTKKINNDDKYEFKDNTGTITVEIDDEDLPPTPFNDKTKVKLTGEVEKHLMSREVDVDIVEIIN, encoded by the coding sequence ATGAAAGCCCGTTACCTCGCCCTGATCCTTGCCCCTCTGTTCAGCACCGCTGCTCTGGCCGCAACCTATACCGGCCCTGGCGCCCAGTCTGTCACCACTGTTGCGGCTGCCAACGATGCCGCCGATGACACGCCTGTGGTGCTGCAGGGGTATGTGACCAAGAAGATCAACAACGACGACAAGTACGAGTTCAAGGACAACACCGGCACCATCACTGTTGAAATCGACGACGAAGACTTGCCACCGACGCCGTTCAACGACAAGACCAAGGTGAAGCTGACCGGTGAGGTGGAAAAGCACCTGATGAGCCGGGAAGTGGATGTGGATATTGTCGAGATCATCAACTGA
- a CDS encoding MFS transporter, which yields MLFSLRQRYPPVKTAVAPLPAEPEPALLNEMWIEKGTPAFMKTVLALFSGGFATFALLYCVQPMMPLLSKEFSINAAQSSLVLSVSTAMLAFGLLITGPISDRIGRKPVMVFALVCAALSTLASAVMPSWELVLATRALVGLSLSGLAAVAMTYLSEEIHPQHIGLAMGLYIGGNAIGGMSGRLITGVLIDFVSWHTAMLTIGGLALVAALVFWKVLPESRNFRPQMMSPRSLLDGFVMHFKDAGLPWLFLEAFLLMGAFVTLFNYIGYRLLAEPYHMNQALVGLLSVVYLSGIYSSAQVGALADKLGRRKVFWASIVVMAGGLLMTLASPLAMVIVGMLVFTFGFFGAHSVASSWIGRRALKAKGQASSLYLFSYYAGSSVAGTAGGVFWHQWGWNGIGLFIGSLLAVALLVALHLSKLPPKTA from the coding sequence ATGCTTTTTTCATTGCGCCAGAGGTACCCGCCCGTGAAAACTGCTGTAGCCCCCCTTCCCGCCGAGCCAGAGCCTGCTCTACTGAACGAAATGTGGATTGAAAAAGGCACCCCGGCCTTCATGAAGACCGTGCTGGCCCTGTTCAGCGGCGGCTTCGCCACCTTCGCCCTGCTGTACTGCGTGCAGCCGATGATGCCGCTGCTGTCGAAGGAGTTTTCCATCAACGCGGCCCAGAGCAGCCTGGTACTGTCGGTGTCCACCGCCATGCTGGCGTTCGGCCTGTTGATCACCGGCCCCATTTCTGACCGTATCGGGCGCAAGCCGGTGATGGTCTTTGCCCTGGTTTGCGCCGCCCTCTCCACCTTGGCCAGCGCGGTGATGCCAAGCTGGGAACTGGTACTGGCCACCCGCGCCTTGGTTGGTCTGTCACTGAGCGGCTTGGCTGCCGTGGCCATGACCTACCTGAGCGAAGAAATCCACCCACAGCACATCGGCCTGGCCATGGGCCTGTACATCGGCGGCAATGCCATTGGCGGCATGAGCGGCCGGCTGATTACCGGCGTGCTGATCGACTTCGTCAGCTGGCACACGGCCATGCTGACCATCGGTGGCCTGGCCTTGGTCGCCGCACTGGTTTTCTGGAAGGTGCTGCCCGAATCGCGCAACTTCCGCCCGCAGATGATGAGCCCGCGCAGCCTGCTGGACGGTTTTGTCATGCACTTCAAGGATGCCGGGCTGCCTTGGCTGTTCCTTGAAGCCTTCCTGCTGATGGGCGCCTTCGTCACCTTGTTCAACTACATCGGCTACCGCTTGCTGGCCGAGCCTTACCATATGAACCAGGCGCTGGTGGGCTTGCTGTCGGTGGTCTACCTGTCCGGCATCTACAGCTCGGCACAAGTCGGTGCCCTGGCGGACAAGCTGGGCCGGCGCAAGGTGTTCTGGGCCAGTATCGTGGTGATGGCGGGTGGCTTGCTAATGACCCTGGCCAGCCCGCTGGCGATGGTGATCGTGGGCATGCTGGTGTTCACCTTCGGCTTCTTTGGCGCGCACTCGGTGGCCAGCAGCTGGATCGGCCGCCGGGCGCTGAAGGCCAAGGGGCAGGCATCGTCGCTGTACCTGTTCAGCTATTACGCAGGGTCCAGCGTGGCGGGTACGGCGGGCGGGGTGTTCTGGCACCAGTGGGGCTGGAACGGCATAGGACTGTTCATTGGCAGCTTGTTAGCCGTGGCGTTGCTGGTGGCGCTGCACCTGAGCAAGTTACCACCCAAGACAGCCTGA
- the hemE gene encoding uroporphyrinogen decarboxylase, producing the protein MTALKNDRFLRALLKQPVDVTPVWMMRQAGRYLPEYRASRAKAGDFMSLCMNPQFACEVTLQPLERYPLDAAILFSDILTIPDAMGLGLYFETGEGPRFKKVISTPADIEALPIPDPQKDLGYVMGAVSTIRRELNGRVPLIGFSGSPWTLATYMVEGGSSKDFRKTKAMAYDNPQALHLLLDKLAQSVTSYLNGQILAGAQAVQIFDTWGGNLSAAAYQEFSLAYMRKIVSGLIREHEGRKVPVILFTKNGGLWLESIAEAGADALGLDWTCEIGDARRRVGDKVALQGNMDPTVLYAKPEAIRQEVARILASYGHGTGHVFNLGHGITPEVDPEHAGVFINAVHELSAQYHQ; encoded by the coding sequence ATGACTGCCCTGAAGAACGACCGTTTCCTGCGTGCACTGCTCAAGCAACCTGTAGACGTCACCCCGGTGTGGATGATGCGCCAGGCCGGGCGCTACCTGCCGGAGTACCGCGCCAGCCGCGCCAAGGCCGGTGACTTCATGAGCCTGTGCATGAACCCGCAGTTTGCCTGCGAGGTCACCCTGCAGCCGCTGGAGCGCTACCCGCTGGACGCGGCGATTCTGTTCTCGGACATCCTCACCATCCCCGATGCCATGGGCCTGGGCCTGTACTTCGAAACCGGCGAAGGCCCGCGTTTCAAGAAGGTCATCAGCACCCCCGCCGACATTGAAGCGTTGCCGATCCCCGACCCGCAGAAAGATCTGGGCTATGTGATGGGCGCGGTCAGCACCATCCGCCGCGAACTGAACGGCCGCGTGCCGCTGATCGGCTTCTCGGGCAGCCCGTGGACCCTGGCCACCTACATGGTCGAAGGCGGCTCGTCGAAAGACTTCCGCAAGACCAAGGCCATGGCCTACGACAACCCGCAAGCCCTGCACCTGCTGCTGGACAAGCTGGCCCAGTCAGTCACCAGCTACCTCAACGGCCAGATCCTTGCCGGCGCCCAGGCTGTGCAGATCTTCGACACCTGGGGCGGCAACCTGTCTGCGGCGGCCTATCAGGAATTCTCCCTGGCCTACATGCGCAAGATCGTCAGCGGCCTGATCCGCGAACACGAAGGGCGCAAGGTGCCGGTGATCCTGTTCACCAAGAACGGCGGCCTGTGGCTGGAGAGCATTGCTGAAGCCGGTGCCGACGCGCTGGGTCTGGACTGGACTTGCGAAATCGGCGATGCCCGCCGCCGCGTGGGCGACAAAGTAGCCTTGCAAGGCAACATGGACCCGACCGTGCTTTACGCCAAGCCGGAAGCCATCCGCCAGGAAGTGGCGCGCATCCTGGCCAGCTACGGCCACGGCACCGGCCATGTGTTCAACCTTGGCCACGGCATTACCCCGGAAGTCGACCCGGAGCACGCTGGCGTGTTCATCAATGCCGTTCACGAGCTGTCTGCGCAGTACCACCAGTGA
- a CDS encoding FAD-dependent oxidoreductase: MAERLNNDFQFIEVGRKDPKKKLLRQRKKEFVEIYEPFKPQQSVDQAHRCLGCGNPYCEWKCPVHNFIPNWLKLVSEGNILAAAELSHQTNTLPEVCGRVCPQDRLCEGACTLNDGFGAVTIGSVEKYITDTAFAMGWRPDMSKVKPTGKRVAIIGAGPAGLGCADVLVRAGVTPVVFDKNPEIGGLLTFGIPEFKLEKTVLSNRREVFTGMGIEFRLNTEVGTDITMEQLLAEYDAVFMGMGTYTYMKGGFPGEDLPGVHDALDFLIANVNRNLGFEKSPEDFVDMRGKKVVVLGGGDTAMDCNRTSIRQGAQAVTCAYRRDEANMPGSRKEVKNAKEEGVKFLYNRQPIAIVGEDKVEGVKVVETRLGEPDARGRRSPEPIPGSEEILPADAVVIAFGFRPSPAPWFEQHGIQLDSQGRVVAPEKGKFKHQTSNPKVFAGGDMVRGSDLVVTAIFEGRTAAEGILDYLEV; encoded by the coding sequence ATGGCTGAACGTCTGAATAACGACTTCCAGTTCATCGAAGTGGGCCGCAAGGACCCGAAGAAAAAGCTGCTGCGCCAGCGCAAGAAGGAGTTCGTGGAAATCTACGAACCGTTCAAGCCGCAGCAGTCCGTAGACCAGGCGCACCGCTGCCTGGGCTGTGGTAACCCGTATTGCGAATGGAAGTGCCCGGTGCACAACTTCATCCCCAACTGGTTGAAGCTGGTGTCCGAAGGCAACATCCTGGCTGCGGCCGAGCTGTCGCACCAGACCAACACCCTGCCGGAAGTGTGTGGCCGCGTGTGCCCGCAAGACCGTCTGTGTGAAGGTGCCTGCACCCTGAACGACGGCTTCGGCGCGGTGACCATCGGTTCGGTGGAGAAGTACATCACCGACACCGCCTTCGCCATGGGCTGGCGCCCGGACATGTCCAAGGTCAAGCCAACCGGCAAGCGCGTCGCCATCATCGGTGCCGGCCCGGCTGGCCTGGGCTGCGCCGACGTGTTGGTACGCGCTGGGGTAACCCCGGTGGTCTTCGACAAGAACCCGGAAATCGGCGGCCTGCTGACCTTTGGCATCCCTGAGTTCAAGCTGGAAAAGACCGTGCTCAGCAACCGCCGTGAAGTGTTCACCGGCATGGGCATCGAGTTCCGCCTGAACACCGAGGTGGGCACCGACATCACCATGGAGCAGCTGCTCGCCGAGTACGACGCAGTCTTCATGGGCATGGGCACCTACACCTACATGAAGGGCGGCTTCCCGGGCGAGGACCTGCCGGGCGTGCATGACGCGCTGGACTTCCTGATCGCCAACGTCAACCGCAACCTGGGCTTCGAGAAGTCGCCGGAAGACTTCGTCGACATGCGGGGCAAGAAGGTTGTGGTGCTGGGCGGTGGTGACACCGCAATGGACTGCAACCGCACGTCGATCCGCCAGGGCGCGCAAGCGGTCACCTGCGCCTATCGCCGTGACGAGGCCAACATGCCGGGTTCGCGCAAAGAGGTGAAAAACGCCAAGGAAGAGGGCGTGAAGTTCCTCTACAACCGCCAGCCCATCGCCATCGTCGGCGAGGACAAGGTGGAAGGTGTGAAGGTGGTGGAGACCCGTCTCGGCGAGCCGGATGCCCGTGGCCGCCGCAGCCCTGAGCCGATCCCGGGTTCCGAAGAGATCCTGCCGGCCGATGCCGTGGTGATCGCCTTCGGCTTCCGCCCAAGCCCGGCGCCGTGGTTCGAGCAGCACGGTATCCAGCTGGACAGCCAGGGCCGCGTGGTAGCGCCGGAGAAGGGCAAGTTCAAGCACCAGACCAGCAACCCGAAAGTGTTTGCCGGTGGCGACATGGTGCGCGGTTCGGACTTGGTGGTGACGGCGATCTTCGAAGGGCGTACGGCTGCGGAAGGTATCCTGGACTATCTGGAAGTCTGA
- a CDS encoding type II toxin-antitoxin system HigB family toxin — MRVIAKSSLVKFWELPGHEDAKAALESWHDMALKAIWRTPQDVKDQIGNASICGKNRVVFNIGGNKYRLVVEMQYRAGIAWVKFVGTHKRYDEIDVETVCEY; from the coding sequence ATGCGCGTCATTGCCAAAAGCAGCTTGGTGAAGTTCTGGGAATTGCCTGGGCATGAAGATGCCAAAGCGGCCTTGGAAAGCTGGCACGATATGGCGCTCAAAGCTATCTGGCGAACGCCACAGGATGTAAAAGATCAGATTGGCAATGCCAGCATCTGCGGCAAGAACCGCGTGGTTTTCAACATCGGGGGGAACAAGTATCGGCTTGTGGTCGAGATGCAGTATCGAGCCGGTATTGCCTGGGTGAAGTTCGTCGGTACGCACAAGCGCTACGACGAGATTGACGTGGAGACAGTCTGTGAATATTAA
- the trxC gene encoding thioredoxin TrxC, which yields MSDPLVIPCPHCNGLNRLPAERLGDAPKCGRCKQEVMLSTPFELTEASYASQIKGDLPLLVDIWADWCGPCKSFAPTFEQAARQLAGRCRLAKLDSEANRNLAGQLGIRSIPSLLLFKNGREISRQAGAFPLQSLLEWVRSQGV from the coding sequence ATGTCCGACCCACTGGTAATCCCCTGCCCCCACTGCAACGGCCTCAACCGCCTCCCCGCCGAGCGCCTGGGCGATGCCCCGAAATGCGGCCGCTGCAAACAGGAGGTGATGTTGAGCACCCCCTTCGAGCTCACCGAAGCCAGCTACGCCAGCCAGATCAAAGGCGACCTGCCGCTGCTGGTCGACATCTGGGCCGACTGGTGCGGCCCGTGCAAATCCTTCGCCCCCACCTTCGAACAGGCTGCCCGCCAACTTGCCGGCCGCTGCCGTCTGGCCAAGCTCGACAGCGAAGCCAACCGCAACCTCGCCGGGCAACTGGGCATACGCTCGATCCCCAGCTTGCTGCTGTTCAAGAACGGGCGCGAAATCAGCCGCCAGGCCGGGGCGTTTCCACTCCAGTCGTTGCTGGAGTGGGTGCGTAGCCAAGGGGTCTAA
- a CDS encoding ParA family protein gives MRRVVFNQKGGVGKSSIACNLAAVSANEGYRTLLIDLDAQANSTQYLTGLTGEDIPMGIADFFKQSLSSGPFSKKNKVDIYETPFDNLHVVTATAELADLQPKLEAKHKINKLRKLLDELDEDYERIYIDTPPALNFYAVSALIAADRVLIPFDCDSFSRQALYGLLAEIEDLKEDHNEDLMVEGIVVNQFQSRASLPQQMLDELLAEGLPVLPVYLGSSVKMRESHHASLPLIHLEPRHKLTQQFVELHDLLERSE, from the coding sequence ATGCGGCGCGTGGTGTTCAATCAGAAAGGTGGCGTGGGCAAGTCGAGCATCGCCTGCAACCTGGCGGCGGTCAGTGCCAATGAAGGCTATCGGACCTTGTTGATCGACCTGGATGCCCAGGCCAACTCGACCCAGTACCTCACCGGCCTGACCGGCGAGGACATCCCCATGGGTATCGCCGACTTCTTCAAGCAAAGCCTGTCCAGCGGGCCGTTCAGCAAGAAGAACAAGGTCGACATCTACGAAACCCCGTTCGACAACCTGCACGTGGTCACGGCCACTGCCGAGTTGGCCGACCTGCAGCCCAAGCTTGAGGCCAAGCACAAGATCAACAAGCTGCGTAAGTTGCTCGACGAGCTGGACGAGGACTACGAGCGTATCTACATCGATACCCCGCCGGCGCTTAACTTCTACGCGGTTTCCGCGTTGATCGCGGCTGATCGTGTGCTCATCCCCTTTGACTGCGACAGCTTCTCGCGCCAGGCCCTGTACGGCCTGCTGGCCGAGATCGAAGACCTCAAGGAAGACCACAACGAAGACCTGATGGTCGAAGGCATCGTGGTCAACCAGTTCCAGTCGCGTGCCAGCCTGCCGCAGCAGATGCTCGACGAGCTGCTGGCCGAAGGCCTGCCGGTGCTTCCGGTGTACCTGGGCAGCTCGGTGAAGATGCGCGAATCGCACCACGCCAGCCTGCCGCTGATTCACCTGGAGCCGCGGCACAAGCTGACCCAGCAGTTTGTCGAGTTGCACGATTTGCTTGAGCGCAGCGAATAG
- a CDS encoding helix-turn-helix domain-containing protein, whose product MNIKPIRNDDDLRAAFQRLEAIFQAEAGTPEADEMEVLVTLIEVYENKHYPIHPANPIEAIKFCMDQQGLTPRDLEPYIGPSGRVSEVLNGKRGLSLSMIKRLHDGLRIPYESLLANA is encoded by the coding sequence GTGAATATTAAGCCGATCCGCAATGATGACGACCTTCGAGCCGCGTTCCAGCGGCTCGAGGCCATTTTCCAGGCAGAAGCGGGCACGCCAGAAGCTGATGAAATGGAGGTGCTTGTGACACTGATTGAAGTGTACGAAAACAAGCACTATCCCATTCATCCCGCCAATCCCATCGAGGCCATCAAATTCTGCATGGATCAGCAGGGCCTTACCCCACGTGATCTTGAGCCATATATCGGCCCAAGCGGCCGAGTATCGGAAGTATTGAATGGGAAGCGTGGGCTAAGCCTTTCGATGATCAAGCGCCTGCATGATGGCCTTCGTATTCCCTATGAGTCGCTACTGGCAAATGCCTGA